A window from Triticum aestivum cultivar Chinese Spring chromosome 6D, IWGSC CS RefSeq v2.1, whole genome shotgun sequence encodes these proteins:
- the LOC123141661 gene encoding putative invertase inhibitor — MRPLAYVFFLLLISSTCESSTTLEDTCKSFAAGHPSIGYNYCVKTFHADNASATADARGLAAIAAKIAGAAANGTAKRIAALCASEEDAGRRERLGVCAEVYSDAVDQLGEAAKDIARGEDKSTRDALTQLSAALDAPGTCEDAFGEADDTSPLAAEDAEFRKLATIALGITALLSPPPSAPGISD; from the coding sequence ATGAGGCCGCTCGcctacgtcttcttcctcctgctcatCTCATCAACCTGCGAGTCCTCTACTACATTAGAAGACACATGCAAGTCCTTCGCCGCAGGCCACCCGTCCATCGGCTACAACTACTGCGTCAAGACCTTCCACGCCGACAACGCGAGCGCCACCGCCGACGCGCGCGGCCTCGCCGCCATCGCGGCAAAGATCGCGGGGGCGGCGGCCAACGGCACGGCCAAACGCATCGCCGCATTGTGCGCCTCGGAGGAGGACGCGGGGAGGCGGGAGCGCCTCGGCGTGTGTGCGGAGGTGTACTCGGACGCCGTGGACCAGCTCGGCGAGGCCGCGAAAGACATCGCCCGGGGCGAGGACAAGTCCACCCGGGACGCGCTGACGCAGCTCAGCGCGGCGCTGGACGCGCCCGGGACCTGCGAGGACGCGTTCGGCGAGGCCGACGACACGTCGCCGCTGGCCGCTGAGGACGCCGAGTTCAGGAAGCTGGCGACCATCGCCCTCGGCATCACGGCGTTGCTGTCACCTCCGCCATCGGCACCCGGGATTAGTGACTGA